From the Dehalococcoidia bacterium genome, one window contains:
- a CDS encoding class I SAM-dependent methyltransferase, with translation MTNGSTGLDFGCGPGPALAQMMQEDEFEVSLYDPYFFPEESVLERRYDFVTCTETVEHLRLPLHEFKLLDSLLVPGGYLGIMTGMLEDRPGFSSWYYQRDPTHIGFYSERTMLWVSREMGWDVEFPSRNVTLFQKT, from the coding sequence TTGACTAACGGTTCCACTGGACTGGACTTTGGCTGTGGGCCTGGTCCGGCTTTGGCCCAGATGATGCAGGAGGACGAATTTGAGGTCAGTCTTTACGATCCTTACTTCTTCCCGGAAGAATCGGTCCTGGAGCGGCGATACGACTTCGTAACCTGTACTGAAACGGTGGAGCACTTACGGTTACCACTGCATGAGTTCAAGCTCCTCGACTCTCTGCTGGTGCCGGGAGGGTACCTCGGCATAATGACGGGAATGCTGGAGGACCGGCCCGGATTCTCGTCCTGGTACTATCAAAGAGATCCGACCCACATTGGGTTCTACTCGGAACGCACCATGTTGTGGGTCAGTCGCGAGATGGGATGGGATGTTGAATTCCCGTCCAGGAACGTAACTCTGTTTCAAAAAACTTGA
- a CDS encoding DNA replication/repair protein RecF has product MRGSHIRISQLNLTNFRNYATEELHLDAGIVLLQGPNGHGKSNLIEAIHMLSVARSTRASGDAELINTEALKRFPIHAQVLGLVDRAAGQVRLQIDLSSTATGPNARGASTDGPNPRPTRAQKTLQVNGVKRRSNDFVGVLKAVQFSPEDVDLSTGPPQVRRRFLDMLISQLSHSYLADWQEYSRVLRQRNHLLRAIREGTSNRSELEFWDVRFAVSAGRIVAQRFQTLDKLGRFANEIHAQLSASEEPLTLTYRPSSDVESSLDAREVANALLEDLRATVAREIAAGHSLIGPHRDDLSASIGDMDVVGFASRGQARTVVLAMKLAEARLISESIGDEPVILLDDVMSELDPGRQRHVLDFTSRYEQVIVTTAEPGLAEQLGIGTDRRVFVESGKLTSAT; this is encoded by the coding sequence CTGAGAGGCAGTCACATCCGCATTTCCCAGCTCAACCTCACCAACTTCCGCAACTACGCGACCGAAGAGTTGCATCTCGACGCGGGCATCGTGTTGCTTCAGGGCCCTAACGGACACGGGAAGTCCAACCTGATCGAGGCGATCCACATGCTGTCGGTCGCACGGTCGACCAGAGCCTCCGGCGACGCCGAACTGATCAACACCGAGGCGCTAAAGCGGTTCCCCATACACGCACAGGTTCTTGGACTAGTTGACCGCGCGGCCGGGCAGGTGCGTCTCCAGATAGATCTCAGCTCAACTGCTACTGGACCAAATGCCCGGGGGGCTTCTACCGACGGCCCGAACCCCAGGCCTACAAGGGCGCAAAAGACACTCCAGGTGAACGGTGTGAAGCGTCGCTCAAACGACTTCGTGGGCGTCCTGAAGGCCGTGCAATTCTCTCCAGAGGACGTCGATCTCAGCACGGGCCCCCCTCAGGTCCGCAGACGATTCCTGGACATGCTGATCTCGCAGTTATCACACTCGTACTTGGCCGACTGGCAGGAGTACAGCAGGGTCTTGAGACAGCGAAACCACTTGCTGAGAGCAATCCGGGAGGGTACATCGAATCGGTCTGAGCTTGAATTCTGGGATGTACGCTTCGCCGTGAGCGCCGGTAGAATCGTGGCGCAGAGGTTTCAGACGCTCGACAAGCTGGGCAGGTTCGCCAATGAGATTCATGCCCAACTCAGCGCCTCAGAGGAACCGCTCACGCTAACCTATCGACCTTCTTCGGATGTAGAGTCCTCCCTGGACGCCCGAGAAGTCGCAAACGCACTCCTCGAAGACTTGAGAGCGACTGTCGCCCGGGAGATTGCTGCGGGCCACAGCCTCATCGGACCACATAGGGACGACTTGTCAGCTTCGATTGGGGACATGGACGTAGTTGGATTCGCATCTCGCGGTCAGGCGAGGACAGTGGTACTCGCCATGAAACTTGCAGAGGCGCGCCTGATATCCGAGTCGATAGGCGATGAGCCTGTGATCCTGCTTGACGACGTGATGTCGGAACTTGACCCCGGTCGCCAGCGTCACGTTCTCGACTTCACGTCGCGATATGAGCAGGTCATAGTCACGACCGCTGAACCTGGGCTGGCTGAACAACTCGGCATTGGCACCGACCGTAGGGTATTTGTCGAGTCTGGTAAACTGACTTCCGCTACGTGA
- the ligA gene encoding NAD-dependent DNA ligase LigA: MTSVHTDVQYRLAHLREQINRHDYLYYVQSSPEVSDAEYDVLMRELRAVESEHPDLVTPDSPTQRVSGVPAEGFSEVTHRLPMLSLGNAFDEEELAAWHSRVAEQLEVEQFDMVCELKFDGLAVSLTYEKGVLTRGATRGNGLVGEDVTANLRTIRSIPLRLNSSDVPSVLEVRGEVVFPKSKFNEFNRFRESQGLPTYVNPRNTASGSLRQLDPQMTAERPLDIFVYSVGYREGGGVPDNQHDTLNYLADLGFKVNEYNRRFTTVRDVVDWYERWRDDFHDLDYGCDGLVVKVNRFDYQRHLGDVGREPRWAIAYKFPAEQAITTLQDVKFNVGRTGTINPYAVLEPVYVSGVTVKQATLHNEDFITSRDLRIGDRVVVERAGEVIPQVVRSLTELRTGDELKVTMPSECPNCEQPVVRRDGEAMSYCTNASCPAQLTRMIEHFVSRGAMDIEGLGVKQGEALISAGLLKDVADIYSLHEHRDDLVGMERMAEKSVSNLLEAIDRSRSQPLARVLVALGIPFVGGEVAGVLARHFRSMDAIHEASEDVLVSINGIGPKIAESVHGYFTQETNASVVDKLQRGGVNMTEEVSESSGDANLDGLRFVVTGRLLNYSRSEIQDRIKDLGGAVSGSISKRTDYLVAGEGGGSKLADAHKLEVDVLNEEEFERLLELGRDLFEEQR; this comes from the coding sequence ATGACATCTGTACACACAGACGTTCAGTACAGGCTCGCTCACCTCAGGGAGCAGATCAACCGCCACGACTATCTCTACTACGTGCAGTCAAGTCCCGAGGTGTCAGACGCGGAATACGACGTGCTAATGCGTGAGCTCCGCGCCGTTGAAAGTGAGCACCCTGACCTCGTTACTCCGGATTCACCTACTCAGCGCGTATCGGGTGTCCCCGCAGAGGGTTTCAGCGAGGTCACTCATAGGTTGCCGATGCTGAGTCTCGGCAACGCCTTCGATGAAGAGGAACTGGCCGCCTGGCACTCGCGTGTAGCTGAGCAGCTTGAGGTCGAACAGTTCGACATGGTGTGCGAGCTGAAGTTCGACGGTCTGGCGGTCTCGCTGACCTACGAGAAAGGCGTGCTGACTCGTGGCGCCACCAGGGGAAACGGTCTAGTCGGAGAGGACGTAACAGCTAATCTCCGGACGATCCGAAGCATACCGCTAAGACTTAACTCGTCGGACGTACCCTCCGTTCTGGAAGTACGCGGTGAGGTAGTTTTCCCGAAGTCCAAATTCAACGAATTCAACCGATTTCGTGAATCCCAGGGGCTGCCAACTTATGTAAACCCACGAAATACAGCGTCTGGTTCGCTCAGGCAGCTAGACCCTCAGATGACCGCTGAACGTCCGCTCGACATCTTCGTCTACTCAGTCGGTTACAGGGAGGGCGGCGGCGTCCCTGACAACCAACATGACACTCTCAACTACCTGGCCGACCTTGGTTTCAAGGTCAATGAGTACAACAGGCGGTTCACAACAGTCCGCGATGTCGTGGACTGGTACGAGCGCTGGCGCGACGATTTCCACGACCTGGACTATGGCTGCGATGGCCTCGTCGTCAAGGTCAACCGGTTCGACTACCAACGTCACCTCGGAGATGTAGGACGTGAGCCGAGATGGGCCATCGCCTACAAGTTCCCCGCTGAACAGGCGATAACAACCTTGCAGGACGTCAAATTCAATGTGGGACGCACAGGTACAATCAATCCCTATGCAGTCCTGGAGCCGGTATACGTGAGCGGGGTAACGGTAAAGCAGGCCACTCTTCACAACGAGGACTTCATTACCTCGCGCGATCTGCGAATCGGCGACCGGGTAGTCGTCGAGCGGGCCGGGGAGGTAATCCCGCAGGTAGTACGGTCCCTTACCGAGCTGAGGACAGGTGATGAACTCAAGGTAACGATGCCATCGGAGTGTCCAAACTGTGAACAACCTGTAGTTCGCCGCGACGGCGAGGCAATGTCCTACTGCACTAATGCCTCGTGCCCTGCCCAACTGACTCGCATGATAGAGCACTTTGTGAGCAGGGGCGCAATGGACATCGAGGGCTTGGGTGTCAAACAGGGTGAAGCCCTGATCTCCGCCGGGCTTCTTAAGGACGTTGCCGACATCTACTCCCTGCATGAGCATCGAGACGACCTCGTCGGTATGGAGAGAATGGCAGAAAAGAGCGTCAGCAATCTGCTTGAGGCAATCGACAGGAGCAGGAGCCAGCCACTGGCCCGCGTCCTGGTCGCACTTGGTATCCCATTCGTCGGAGGGGAGGTCGCTGGTGTCCTGGCGAGACACTTCCGAAGTATGGATGCCATACACGAGGCATCCGAGGACGTGCTGGTCTCCATTAACGGCATTGGGCCCAAGATCGCTGAATCGGTCCATGGCTACTTCACACAGGAGACCAACGCATCTGTCGTGGATAAACTCCAGCGCGGTGGCGTAAACATGACCGAGGAAGTATCTGAGAGTTCCGGCGATGCCAATTTGGATGGCCTGCGGTTCGTCGTGACCGGGAGACTTCTGAACTACTCGCGCTCAGAAATACAGGACAGGATCAAAGACCTCGGAGGCGCGGTTTCTGGTTCGATTAGCAAGCGTACCGACTACCTCGTGGCCGGTGAGGGCGGCGGCTCCAAGCTGGCTGACGCTCACAAGCTGGAAGTAGATGTACTCAACGAGGAAGAATTCGAGCGGCTACTTGAACTCGGGCGCGATCTCTTCGAGGAACAGAGATAA
- a CDS encoding 2-phospho-L-lactate transferase, translating to MSVLALAGGVGGAKLCLGLARILDPDDLQIIVNTGDDEEFYGLHVSPDLDTVMYTLAGLANPYTGWGITGETFATLEHLSKLGEDTWFGLGDRDMATHIVRTNMLRQGKTLSEVTTQLFRSLGVSHPVAPMTNDRVRTKVVTDMGVLAFQTYFVKHSCEPVVSELMYEGSDNASMARAFSEALQERSVLVYCPSNPLLSMAPILSVPGVETAIKSFGGVTIAVSPIVGGKALRGPAAKLLGELGEDVSCVGVAKRYSGICDVFVLDNIDRHHADDIRSLGMVPVVVDTIMNTEQDKIELARVILEVAGVAHAP from the coding sequence ATGAGTGTGTTGGCACTTGCTGGTGGCGTAGGTGGTGCGAAGCTGTGTCTTGGACTAGCTAGAATTCTCGACCCGGATGACCTACAAATAATTGTCAATACTGGAGACGATGAGGAGTTCTATGGACTGCATGTCTCTCCCGATCTGGACACGGTCATGTACACGCTGGCCGGTCTGGCTAATCCCTACACCGGGTGGGGTATAACCGGCGAGACGTTTGCCACACTGGAACACCTGAGCAAGCTCGGGGAGGACACATGGTTCGGTCTCGGAGACCGAGACATGGCGACTCACATCGTGAGGACGAACATGCTTCGGCAGGGAAAGACGTTGTCCGAAGTTACGACTCAGCTGTTCCGGTCGCTCGGTGTAAGTCACCCAGTCGCTCCCATGACCAACGACAGAGTCAGGACTAAGGTCGTGACCGATATGGGTGTCCTTGCCTTCCAAACGTACTTCGTCAAGCACAGTTGCGAACCCGTTGTCAGTGAATTGATGTACGAAGGTTCAGACAATGCGTCTATGGCGCGGGCGTTCAGCGAGGCCCTTCAGGAAAGAAGCGTGCTGGTGTACTGCCCGTCGAATCCGCTGCTGAGCATGGCTCCAATCCTCTCCGTGCCGGGAGTAGAAACGGCAATCAAAAGCTTCGGCGGGGTAACCATTGCGGTCAGCCCCATTGTAGGCGGCAAGGCGCTAAGGGGGCCGGCAGCAAAGTTGCTGGGGGAACTCGGTGAAGATGTGTCATGCGTTGGGGTCGCCAAACGCTATTCAGGAATCTGCGACGTGTTTGTACTGGATAACATTGATCGGCACCATGCTGATGACATCAGGTCCCTTGGGATGGTGCCTGTTGTTGTGGACACGATCATGAACACAGAACAGGACAAGATCGAACTGGCTCGTGTAATCCTGGAAGTTGCAGGGGTGGCACATGCCCCATGA
- a CDS encoding LLM class flavin-dependent oxidoreductase: MRFGILLPTRRLVMEGGKPEAFRQVIDLAQTAERAGLDSVWVGDSLTAKPRLEPLTTLTAVASHTDRVRLGTAVLLPALRHPVHLAHQAATLDFISGGRLVLGSGVGGAFNDAQQSEWHNAGVDSKTRSTRFEEVVHVVRSLTTGEPLYFSGKHFEFNDVSIAPVSPQKGGVPFLVAAHWRTGRERQFERVARLGSGVISISDYPDEYSIVVSRVSHHAEESGRQGDDLERSFYMTVNIGTDADESAAEADRFLNMYYGMNMWGDRWGPYGPSELISDRIRRYEAAGAETMIVRFASFDQERQLSLFLEEIAPEFK, encoded by the coding sequence TTGAGATTTGGAATACTCTTGCCAACCCGCCGCCTGGTGATGGAAGGAGGTAAGCCTGAGGCGTTCCGCCAGGTAATCGATCTGGCGCAGACAGCGGAACGCGCAGGCCTTGACTCAGTCTGGGTCGGAGACAGCCTGACGGCCAAGCCTCGACTGGAACCACTCACCACACTGACCGCCGTGGCGTCACACACAGATCGGGTAAGGTTAGGGACAGCTGTCCTGTTGCCGGCGCTTAGGCATCCTGTTCACCTCGCGCATCAGGCGGCGACATTGGACTTCATCTCAGGCGGTAGGCTCGTTCTCGGATCCGGCGTGGGTGGCGCATTCAACGATGCCCAGCAAAGTGAGTGGCATAACGCAGGTGTCGATTCGAAGACGCGATCCACACGGTTCGAAGAGGTCGTGCATGTGGTCAGGAGCCTTACTACCGGTGAGCCCCTGTATTTCTCGGGAAAGCACTTCGAATTCAATGATGTGAGCATAGCTCCGGTATCGCCGCAGAAGGGTGGCGTGCCTTTTCTCGTTGCGGCACATTGGCGCACTGGCCGTGAGCGGCAATTCGAAAGAGTCGCACGTCTTGGATCTGGAGTAATCTCGATATCCGACTATCCCGACGAGTACTCGATAGTAGTCTCCAGGGTCAGCCACCATGCTGAAGAATCAGGAAGACAAGGGGACGATCTGGAGCGGTCGTTCTACATGACGGTAAACATCGGGACTGATGCTGACGAGAGTGCGGCAGAGGCCGACAGGTTTCTGAACATGTACTACGGAATGAACATGTGGGGTGATAGGTGGGGGCCTTACGGTCCGTCAGAACTGATCTCCGACCGCATACGGCGCTATGAGGCTGCTGGCGCGGAAACGATGATCGTCAGGTTTGCTTCGTTCGACCAGGAGCGGCAGTTATCTCTGTTCCTCGAAGAGATCGCGCCCGAGTTCAAGTAG
- a CDS encoding WD40 repeat domain-containing protein yields MELNLIAEFKAHPRHAQAVSFAPDGNELVTTGMDALAKVWSVPEFDLLRTFTGHDKSVNSAAISPDGTLVLTGSTDRTAIVWDWASGEEVVRLSGHRNTIAASSFDPSGETGVTASYDGRIGFWSKGSDSLDVIVSHPRNVTCVSFTPSGDELATSGIGNIVKIWDVESRKVIREIEVPGQAATGCLFKSDGQLLCTTYEGELVLLGSDDYETVSSGQMQGAGPNSVATVRGTELLFCSVAGGVRVLDGKTFEVVAQDETGIKGMYGVASSPDGSKVAAVSADGRLRVWTLED; encoded by the coding sequence ATGGAACTGAATCTGATCGCCGAATTCAAGGCGCATCCCAGGCACGCGCAGGCTGTGTCGTTCGCGCCTGACGGCAACGAGCTCGTGACAACAGGTATGGATGCGCTGGCCAAAGTGTGGTCTGTGCCAGAGTTCGACCTGCTCAGGACGTTTACGGGCCATGACAAGAGCGTGAACTCTGCCGCCATTTCGCCGGACGGTACACTCGTATTGACCGGTTCAACGGACAGGACAGCGATAGTATGGGACTGGGCGAGTGGTGAAGAAGTGGTCAGGCTTTCCGGTCATCGCAATACGATTGCTGCTTCTTCCTTTGATCCCAGCGGAGAAACAGGGGTTACCGCGTCTTACGATGGGCGCATAGGGTTTTGGTCAAAGGGATCGGATAGCCTCGATGTCATCGTGTCTCATCCCCGAAATGTAACGTGCGTCAGCTTTACCCCGAGTGGAGACGAATTGGCCACATCCGGAATCGGCAACATTGTTAAGATCTGGGACGTCGAATCACGGAAGGTTATCAGGGAGATTGAGGTGCCCGGACAGGCAGCCACCGGATGCCTTTTCAAGTCAGATGGTCAGTTACTGTGCACCACGTATGAGGGGGAGTTGGTCTTGCTAGGCTCGGACGACTATGAGACCGTGTCGTCTGGTCAGATGCAAGGTGCCGGACCAAATTCGGTCGCAACTGTTCGGGGCACCGAGCTTTTGTTTTGTTCCGTTGCTGGCGGCGTTCGAGTACTGGACGGAAAGACCTTTGAGGTCGTCGCCCAGGATGAGACAGGCATCAAGGGCATGTACGGAGTGGCTTCTTCGCCGGATGGTTCGAAGGTTGCTGCTGTGAGCGCTGATGGCAGGCTCAGGGTCTGGACACTAGAGGACTAA
- a CDS encoding NAD-dependent deacylase: MNSDEKSIDAAAEIISNSSYVVALVGAGLSAESGIPTFRGSGGLWTRIGEPSWNGYQELLRDPVGWWKDQLNPESDPARTEFRAAIDAAQPNPGHQALADLEQMDILKMTITQNVDNLHVRAGSTRLIEIHGNRTKLRCIVCESRWLREEFDYEVLPPICPECGGLVKGDTVMFGEPIPHRVLNACFDATNQSDCMIVCGTSATVYPAAAFPQAVAERGGFVIEANPSPTPLSEIADVALRGPAGTTLPQLVDTLR, translated from the coding sequence TTGAACAGCGATGAGAAGTCGATCGATGCTGCCGCAGAGATAATCAGCAATTCAAGCTATGTTGTCGCCCTTGTTGGGGCCGGGCTGTCAGCGGAGAGCGGTATCCCCACCTTTAGAGGATCGGGTGGACTGTGGACGCGCATCGGAGAACCAAGCTGGAACGGCTACCAGGAGCTCCTGCGTGATCCCGTTGGATGGTGGAAGGACCAGCTAAACCCGGAGTCCGACCCGGCCAGGACAGAGTTCCGTGCCGCAATCGACGCCGCCCAGCCGAACCCTGGCCATCAGGCCCTGGCCGACCTCGAACAGATGGACATTCTCAAGATGACCATTACGCAGAACGTAGACAACCTGCACGTCCGTGCCGGCTCCACCAGGTTGATTGAAATTCATGGCAATCGCACCAAGTTACGCTGCATCGTTTGTGAAAGCCGTTGGCTGAGGGAAGAGTTCGACTACGAGGTGTTGCCGCCCATCTGTCCTGAATGTGGTGGCCTGGTTAAGGGCGATACCGTGATGTTCGGGGAACCCATCCCACATCGAGTACTCAACGCCTGCTTCGATGCTACAAACCAGAGTGACTGCATGATAGTCTGTGGCACGTCTGCCACGGTGTACCCGGCCGCGGCATTTCCGCAGGCGGTCGCTGAGCGTGGTGGCTTCGTCATCGAGGCCAACCCCAGCCCGACTCCACTCTCAGAGATCGCCGACGTGGCCCTTCGGGGGCCAGCTGGCACTACCCTACCCCAACTAGTTGACACGCTGCGCTGA
- the cofC gene encoding 2-phospho-L-lactate guanylyltransferase: MPHEASVTVVVPMKPLSESKTRLSDHLDSEERAELSAVMLASVLGTLRDSRVSGTVVVGGDERVQAIAEDHNATWSPDRYNDLNLAVNGAFKRVWDAGGAAAYIPGDLPLLTDSDVLGLVELVSHTNGITICPAHDGGTNALVVPADLEFTPKLGSESHRKHRGQAMDLNIEFREFWTPGFELDVDTVTDLRQCLDSLPSYIRSFVKPDGVAER; encoded by the coding sequence ATGCCCCATGAGGCATCTGTCACTGTTGTCGTGCCCATGAAGCCTCTCTCCGAGTCGAAGACACGGCTCAGCGACCACCTCGACAGCGAAGAGCGCGCTGAACTCAGTGCCGTGATGCTGGCATCGGTGCTCGGGACACTACGTGATTCCAGGGTTTCTGGGACAGTTGTTGTTGGAGGAGACGAGAGAGTTCAGGCGATCGCTGAAGACCATAACGCGACCTGGAGTCCCGACAGGTACAACGACCTCAACCTTGCGGTGAATGGTGCGTTCAAGCGTGTTTGGGACGCTGGCGGAGCTGCCGCCTACATCCCGGGTGATCTGCCACTGCTGACCGACTCGGATGTCCTGGGCCTTGTAGAGCTCGTGTCACACACTAACGGGATAACCATCTGTCCTGCTCACGACGGTGGCACAAATGCCCTCGTAGTCCCCGCAGATCTGGAGTTCACACCAAAGCTGGGAAGTGAAAGCCACAGGAAGCACAGGGGACAGGCAATGGACCTGAACATAGAGTTCAGGGAGTTCTGGACGCCTGGGTTTGAGTTGGACGTCGATACAGTCACCGACCTTCGCCAGTGCCTGGACAGTCTGCCATCGTACATTCGGAGTTTTGTGAAGCCCGACGGAGTTGCTGAACGTTGA